From Micromonospora nigra, one genomic window encodes:
- a CDS encoding bifunctional 5,10-methylenetetrahydrofolate dehydrogenase/5,10-methenyltetrahydrofolate cyclohydrolase, translated as MPARLLPGHPVADKILTQVAADVTTLRATGVTPSLATILVGDDDASAGYIRIKQRHATELGFTSPHVHLPATATQADLHHVIDQFNTAHDVHGVLLQHPLPTHLDHERALHHLDPDKDVDGMHPTNMGRLALGLPGPTPCTPAGIEALLDHHHIPVAGRHVVILGRGATLGRPLALLLTQKRPTADAAVTVIHTGVPDWTAHTRRADILIAAAGVPGIIQPHHIRPGAVVIGGGVRYAGRRLLPDVDERCADIAAAITPRLGGVGPTTVAMLFRNALHAARR; from the coding sequence ATGCCCGCCAGACTCCTGCCCGGCCACCCCGTCGCCGACAAGATCCTCACCCAGGTCGCCGCCGACGTCACCACCCTCCGCGCCACCGGCGTCACCCCCAGCCTCGCCACCATCCTCGTCGGCGACGACGACGCCAGCGCCGGCTACATCCGCATCAAACAACGCCACGCCACCGAACTCGGCTTCACCAGCCCTCACGTCCACCTGCCCGCCACCGCCACCCAGGCAGACCTGCACCACGTCATCGACCAGTTCAACACCGCCCACGACGTCCACGGCGTCCTACTCCAACACCCCCTGCCCACCCACCTCGACCACGAACGCGCCCTGCACCACCTCGACCCCGACAAGGACGTCGACGGCATGCACCCGACCAACATGGGCCGCCTCGCCCTCGGCCTACCCGGCCCCACCCCCTGCACCCCCGCCGGCATCGAAGCACTCCTCGACCACCACCACATCCCCGTCGCCGGCCGACACGTCGTCATCCTCGGCCGCGGCGCCACCCTCGGCCGCCCCCTCGCCCTCCTGCTCACCCAGAAACGACCCACCGCCGACGCCGCCGTCACCGTCATCCACACCGGCGTCCCCGACTGGACCGCGCACACCCGCCGCGCCGACATCCTCATCGCCGCCGCCGGCGTCCCCGGCATCATCCAGCCCCACCACATCCGCCCCGGCGCCGTCGTCATCGGCGGCGGCGTCCGCTACGCCGGCCGACGACTCCTACCCGACGTCGACGAACGCTGCGCCGACATCGCCGCCGCCATCACCCCCCGCCTCGGCGGAGTAGGCCCCACCACCGTCGCCATGCTCTTCCGCAACGCCCTGCACGCCGCCCGCCGCTGA
- a CDS encoding endonuclease/exonuclease/phosphatase family protein: MRLATFNLLHGRSLTDGLVDPDRLAAAVTTLDADVLALQEVDRDQTRSGHHDLTAIAAHALDAPEHRFAAAVVGTPGEQFRPLTHDDDGHGEPCYGVGLVTRHPVTTWQVTRLRPAPVRSPVYIPGPHGGLILLRDEPRVVLAAVLDTPHGPLTVAATHLSFVPGWNAHQLRQVVRALRTLPTPRILLGDLNLPAGLARAISGWQPLGRRPTYPAGQPRIQLDHILADPRGIEQLPPVTAVTTPASTISDHRPLVVDLG; the protein is encoded by the coding sequence GTGCGCCTGGCCACGTTCAACCTGCTGCACGGCCGCTCCCTCACCGATGGCCTCGTCGACCCCGACCGCCTCGCCGCCGCCGTCACCACCCTCGACGCCGACGTCCTCGCCCTCCAGGAAGTCGACCGCGACCAGACCCGCAGCGGCCACCACGACCTCACCGCCATCGCCGCCCACGCCCTCGACGCCCCCGAACACCGCTTCGCCGCCGCCGTCGTCGGCACCCCCGGCGAACAGTTCCGCCCCCTCACCCACGACGACGACGGCCACGGCGAACCCTGCTACGGCGTCGGCCTCGTCACCCGCCACCCGGTCACCACCTGGCAGGTCACCCGCCTACGACCCGCCCCCGTCCGCTCCCCGGTCTACATCCCCGGCCCCCACGGCGGCCTCATCCTCCTGCGCGACGAACCCCGCGTCGTCCTCGCCGCAGTCCTCGACACACCCCACGGCCCCCTCACCGTCGCCGCCACCCACCTGTCCTTCGTCCCCGGCTGGAACGCCCACCAACTCCGCCAGGTCGTCCGCGCCCTACGCACCCTCCCCACACCCCGCATCCTGCTCGGCGACCTCAACCTGCCCGCCGGCCTCGCCCGCGCCATCTCCGGCTGGCAGCCACTCGGCCGCCGCCCCACCTACCCCGCCGGCCAACCCCGCATCCAACTCGACCACATCCTCGCCGACCCCCGAGGAATCGAACAGCTACCACCCGTCACCGCCGTCACCACACCCGCGTCCACCATCTCCGACCACCGACCACTGGTCGTCGACCTCGGCTGA
- a CDS encoding TSUP family transporter: MPPVELDPVTLSTLLAAAVVAGWVDAVVGGGGLLLLPALLVTGMPPATALGTNKLAAIAGTSTAAVAYARRTAVDWAVAGPAAVVAVVCAGVGAALAGAVPPSAYRPVVLVVLVAVAVFVVARPRVGVVAVPGRRTRRRMVGAVVVAGVGIALYDGLVGPGTGTFLVLALTGLVGADFLGASAMAKVVNAGTNLGALVVFGVTGHVWWLLGVAMAVGNVVGALVGARMALRRGAGFVRVVLLVVVLALVVRLGWAQWVQG; this comes from the coding sequence ATGCCGCCCGTGGAACTGGACCCGGTGACCCTGTCGACGTTGCTTGCCGCCGCTGTGGTGGCGGGGTGGGTGGACGCGGTGGTGGGTGGTGGTGGGTTGTTGTTGTTGCCGGCGTTGTTGGTGACGGGGATGCCGCCGGCGACGGCGTTGGGGACGAACAAGCTGGCGGCGATCGCGGGGACGTCGACGGCGGCGGTGGCGTACGCGCGGCGGACGGCGGTGGACTGGGCGGTGGCGGGTCCGGCGGCGGTGGTGGCGGTGGTGTGTGCGGGGGTGGGTGCGGCGTTGGCGGGTGCGGTGCCGCCGTCGGCGTACCGGCCGGTGGTGTTGGTGGTGTTGGTGGCGGTGGCGGTGTTCGTGGTGGCGCGGCCGCGGGTGGGTGTGGTGGCGGTGCCGGGGCGGCGGACGCGGCGGCGGATGGTCGGGGCGGTGGTGGTGGCGGGGGTGGGGATCGCTCTGTACGACGGGTTGGTGGGGCCGGGGACGGGGACGTTTCTGGTGTTGGCGTTGACGGGGTTGGTGGGTGCGGACTTTCTGGGTGCTTCGGCGATGGCGAAGGTGGTGAATGCGGGGACGAATCTGGGTGCGTTGGTGGTGTTCGGGGTGACGGGGCACGTGTGGTGGTTGTTGGGTGTGGCGATGGCGGTGGGCAACGTGGTGGGGGCGCTGGTGGGGGCGCGGATGGCGTTGCGGCGGGGTGCGGGGTTCGTGCGGGTGGTGTTGTTGGTGGTGGTGTTGGCGTTGGTGGTGCGGTTGGGGTGGGCGCAGTGGGTGCAGGGGTGA
- a CDS encoding malonic semialdehyde reductase, whose translation MTNVLPDHLITLHPDAQAQLFTEARTANTFTDTPVSDDQLHAIIDLTKYPPTAMNTQPLRVLFIRPGDNRQRLLTHVAEGNRAKTATAPVVAVLAADTNFHEHLDTIYPIRPGMRAHFAANPTDRDTLARFNATLQIGYFLLGVRAAGLAAGPMAGFDTTGVDTEFFTDTGWKSLLLVNIGHPGPDAWKPRLPRLDHDQIVRHA comes from the coding sequence GTGACCAACGTCCTGCCCGACCACCTGATCACCCTGCACCCCGACGCCCAGGCCCAACTGTTCACCGAAGCCCGCACCGCCAACACCTTCACCGACACCCCCGTCAGCGATGACCAGCTCCACGCCATCATCGACCTGACCAAATACCCACCCACCGCCATGAACACCCAACCCCTGCGAGTGCTGTTCATCCGCCCCGGAGACAACCGCCAACGCCTACTCACCCACGTCGCCGAAGGCAACCGCGCCAAGACCGCCACCGCACCCGTCGTCGCCGTCCTCGCCGCCGACACCAACTTCCACGAACACCTCGACACCATCTACCCGATCCGCCCCGGCATGCGTGCCCACTTCGCCGCCAACCCCACCGACCGCGACACCCTGGCCCGCTTCAACGCCACCCTCCAGATCGGCTACTTCCTCCTCGGCGTCCGCGCCGCCGGCCTCGCCGCCGGCCCCATGGCCGGCTTCGACACCACCGGCGTCGACACCGAGTTCTTCACCGACACCGGCTGGAAATCCCTACTCCTGGTCAACATCGGCCACCCCGGCCCCGACGCCTGGAAACCCCGCCTGCCCCGCCTCGACCACGACCAGATCGTCCGCCACGCCTGA
- a CDS encoding winged helix-turn-helix transcriptional regulator, producing the protein MTVPSPVDGDTRACPGGLTRAFAFLGKRWNGMILGTLAQGSAGFAELTRALPGISESVLSDRLGELNRVGLVTRTVRQGPPLGVSYGLTERGTALLPALDALARWADENLPAEGPEGC; encoded by the coding sequence ATGACGGTCCCCTCCCCGGTCGACGGTGACACCCGGGCCTGTCCCGGCGGGTTGACCCGGGCGTTCGCGTTTCTCGGCAAGCGGTGGAACGGGATGATCCTGGGCACCCTCGCGCAGGGGTCGGCCGGTTTCGCGGAGCTGACCCGGGCGTTGCCGGGGATCAGCGAGTCGGTGTTGTCCGACCGGCTGGGTGAGCTGAACCGGGTGGGTCTGGTGACCCGGACGGTGCGGCAGGGTCCGCCGCTGGGGGTCAGTTACGGCCTCACCGAGCGTGGGACGGCACTGTTGCCGGCGCTGGATGCGCTGGCCCGCTGGGCGGACGAGAACCTGCCCGCCGAGGGGCCGGAGGGCTGCTGA
- the def gene encoding peptide deformylase, with translation MTMRDIRIIGDAVLRSPCDPVTSFDAELRALVTDLMDTLLGAPGRAGVAAPQIGVAARVFVYDADGHRGHLVNPTLELSAELQDDEEGCLSIPGMYFPTPRALHATAHGFDQHGEPLTISGHGFLARALQHETDHLDGRLYVDTLRGDTRRRALREIRAGRFDSPRRH, from the coding sequence ATGACCATGCGGGACATCCGGATCATCGGCGACGCCGTGCTGCGCAGTCCCTGCGACCCGGTGACCAGCTTCGACGCCGAACTGCGGGCCCTGGTCACCGACCTGATGGACACCCTGCTCGGTGCCCCCGGCCGCGCCGGTGTCGCCGCCCCCCAGATCGGCGTGGCCGCCCGCGTGTTCGTCTACGACGCCGACGGCCACCGCGGTCACCTGGTCAACCCCACCCTCGAACTGTCGGCCGAGCTACAGGACGACGAGGAGGGCTGCCTGTCCATCCCCGGGATGTACTTCCCGACCCCCCGCGCCCTGCACGCCACCGCCCACGGCTTCGACCAGCACGGCGAACCGCTCACCATCTCCGGCCACGGCTTCCTCGCCCGCGCCCTGCAACACGAGACCGACCACCTCGACGGACGTCTCTACGTCGACACGCTGCGCGGCGACACCCGCCGCCGCGCACTGCGGGAGATCCGCGCCGGCCGCTTCGACTCACCCCGCCGCCACTGA
- a CDS encoding TetR/AcrR family transcriptional regulator C-terminal domain-containing protein, which translates to MTTEYSGTGDPARSLALLWRTRERVSRRGRPDLSVDRIVRTAIDIADADGLPALSMRRVAENLGVGTMSLYTHVPGKAELLDVMLDTVTGEAVLPDDPATGWRERLRRIAHANWDLYLRHPWLLQVATTRPPLGPHVIAKYEHELRAVDGIGLTDLEMDAVVALVNGYVHGAVRPAVEAARATDRTGMTEQQWWQAHAPYLERAMDPRRYPLAVRVGATAGQEYQAATDPHRAFEFGLERLLDGVEALLRHRDHRTPAIDPDR; encoded by the coding sequence GTGACCACCGAGTACTCCGGCACCGGCGACCCCGCCCGCAGCCTCGCCCTGCTGTGGCGCACCCGTGAACGGGTCAGCCGCAGAGGCCGTCCCGACCTGTCCGTCGACCGGATCGTCCGCACCGCCATCGACATCGCCGACGCCGACGGCCTGCCCGCCCTGTCCATGCGCCGCGTCGCCGAGAACCTCGGCGTCGGCACCATGTCCCTCTACACCCACGTCCCCGGCAAGGCCGAACTGCTCGACGTCATGCTCGACACCGTCACCGGCGAAGCCGTCCTCCCCGACGACCCCGCCACCGGCTGGCGGGAACGCCTGCGCCGCATCGCCCACGCCAACTGGGACCTCTACCTGCGCCACCCCTGGCTGCTGCAGGTCGCCACCACCCGCCCACCCCTGGGCCCCCACGTCATCGCCAAGTACGAACACGAACTGCGCGCCGTCGACGGCATCGGCCTGACCGACCTGGAGATGGACGCCGTCGTCGCCCTCGTCAACGGCTACGTCCACGGGGCCGTCCGCCCCGCCGTGGAGGCCGCCCGGGCCACCGACCGCACCGGCATGACCGAACAGCAGTGGTGGCAGGCCCACGCCCCGTACCTCGAACGCGCCATGGACCCCCGCCGCTACCCCCTCGCCGTGCGGGTGGGCGCCACCGCAGGCCAGGAGTACCAGGCCGCCACCGACCCGCACCGGGCCTTCGAGTTCGGCCTGGAACGCCTCCTCGACGGCGTCGAGGCACTCCTGCGCCACCGCGACCACCGAACCCCGGCCATCGACCCGGACCGGTAA
- a CDS encoding chorismate-binding protein, whose translation MARGKSTERMRGKGPDVVETLPRMGVDAPGAPAACRDTLVERARWQWRRTDGGDPAVTVQEFLAAHGVPLDDLARPAAAHDPNGVCGAALYVSAAAGALLAGAPTGPPDPVDLPDLVAVVYGHTRAPRPAPHAPPAGWWLGDWTPSWTPAQHADAVRSVRAAIGRGDVYQVNLVGHAAAPCTGDPLPALARLAGLPGARYGGVLTGPGWAIGCASPETLVEVTGARLITRPIKGTRPATTAGRADLLASAKERAEHIMIVDLERNDLARVACTGSVRVDDLFAVRRWCDLWQAESTISAACPDGLGLADLLRALCPGGSVTGAPKLAALDRIATLEPVGRGASMGALGWVTPGRVDLGLTIRTAAVDAQAVHVWAGGGITWGSDPDAEVAEAAAKAAPIRAALT comes from the coding sequence GTGGCGCGTGGGAAATCCACTGAACGGATGAGAGGTAAGGGGCCAGACGTCGTGGAAACGCTCCCACGCATGGGGGTCGATGCGCCGGGAGCGCCGGCCGCATGCCGCGACACCCTCGTCGAACGGGCCCGCTGGCAGTGGCGCCGCACCGACGGCGGCGACCCCGCCGTCACCGTGCAGGAGTTCCTCGCCGCCCACGGCGTACCCCTGGACGACCTGGCCCGCCCCGCCGCCGCACACGACCCGAACGGCGTGTGCGGCGCCGCCCTCTACGTCTCGGCCGCCGCCGGTGCACTGCTCGCCGGCGCACCGACCGGCCCACCCGACCCCGTCGACCTGCCCGACCTCGTCGCCGTCGTGTACGGCCACACCCGCGCCCCGCGCCCCGCGCCCCACGCCCCGCCCGCCGGCTGGTGGCTCGGTGACTGGACGCCGAGCTGGACCCCCGCCCAGCACGCCGACGCCGTGCGGTCCGTCCGCGCCGCCATCGGCCGCGGGGACGTCTACCAGGTCAACCTCGTCGGCCACGCCGCCGCCCCCTGCACCGGCGACCCGCTGCCCGCCCTGGCGCGGCTGGCCGGGCTGCCCGGCGCCCGCTACGGCGGCGTCCTCACCGGCCCCGGCTGGGCGATCGGCTGCGCCTCACCCGAAACCCTCGTCGAGGTGACCGGCGCCCGGCTGATCACCCGCCCCATCAAGGGCACCCGCCCGGCCACCACCGCCGGCCGCGCCGACCTGCTCGCCTCGGCCAAGGAACGCGCCGAACACATCATGATCGTGGACCTGGAACGCAACGACCTGGCCCGGGTCGCCTGCACCGGCAGCGTCCGCGTCGACGACCTGTTCGCCGTCCGCCGCTGGTGCGACCTGTGGCAGGCCGAGTCCACCATCTCGGCCGCCTGCCCGGACGGACTCGGCCTGGCCGACCTGCTGCGCGCGTTGTGCCCCGGCGGCTCGGTCACCGGCGCCCCGAAACTCGCCGCCCTCGACCGGATCGCCACCCTGGAACCCGTCGGCCGGGGCGCCAGCATGGGCGCGCTCGGCTGGGTCACCCCCGGCCGGGTCGACCTGGGCCTGACCATCCGCACCGCCGCCGTCGACGCCCAGGCGGTCCACGTGTGGGCCGGCGGCGGCATCACCTGGGGCAGCGACCCCGACGCGGAGGTCGCCGAAGCCGCCGCGAAGGCCGCCCCGATCCGCGCCGCCCTCACCTGA
- a CDS encoding DUF5999 family protein gives MCQHQPTCPSAEAIDREAARVIACFPEQGWSLLCNGVIVFEDTGELLPDGSSIAPHRGPARHALAA, from the coding sequence ATGTGTCAGCACCAACCCACCTGCCCCTCCGCCGAAGCCATCGACCGGGAAGCGGCCAGGGTCATCGCCTGCTTCCCTGAACAGGGATGGAGCCTGCTCTGCAACGGTGTCATCGTCTTCGAGGACACCGGCGAACTGCTTCCCGACGGCAGCAGCATCGCCCCGCACCGCGGGCCCGCCCGTCACGCCCTCGCCGCCTGA
- the gcvP gene encoding aminomethyl-transferring glycine dehydrogenase: MTAEQFADRHIGPAPADEARMLEAVGYASIDELMDAAIPEVIRWHGTLDLPDPVSEHDALAELRALAARNTVAVSMIGLGYHGTHTPAVIRRNVLENPAWYTAYTPYQPEISQGRLEALLNFQTMVTDLTGLATANASMLDEGTAAAEAMTLARRASKTRSQVYVVDADTLPQTVAVLTGRAEPLGIEVRVVDVDREELPAEFFGLHLQYPGASGAVRDHAPLVAAAHAAGALVTVAADLLALTLLRAPGEIGVDIAAGTTQRFGVPMGFGGPHAGYLAVRAGLERMLPGRLVGVSRDADGNPAYRLALQTREQHIRREKATSNICTAQVLLAVMAGMYAVYHGPDGLRDIASRTRGMAARLAAGLRAGGVEVADVAFFDTVTATVPGRAAQVVAAAAERNVNLRLVDADRVGVSCDETTTVAHLERVWAAFGVPAWHGDVDVALPAGLARCGGFLTHPVFHAHRSETAMLRYLRRLADFDYALDRGMIPLGSCTMKLNATTEMEPVSWAEFAHVHPFAPPEQTAGYRELIGRLEGWLAEVTGYDAVSVQPNAGSQGELAGLLAIRAYHRSRGEGHRDVCLIPSSAHGTNAASAVMAGMRVVVVGCDADGNVDLVDLDAKLDRHRDTLAAIMVTYPSTHGVYETGIASLCAKVHDAGGQVYVDGANLNALVGYARPGRFGADVSHLNLHKTFCIPHGGGGPGVGPVAVRAHLAPFLPGDPLGGDGPGRPAIAAARYGSAGILPIPWAYLRMMGAAGLTRATGVAVLAANYVAARLRDHFPVLYAGNKGLVAHECILDLRPVTKATGVTVDDVAKRLIDYGFHAPTMSFPVAGTLMVEPTESEDLAELDRFCAAMIAIRAEIDQVGSGRWPAGDNPLANAPHTAAMVSGDGWEHPYPRSVGAYPAGVDRAGKYWPPVRRVDGAYGDRNLVCSCPAPEAFEA; this comes from the coding sequence ATGACTGCTGAGCAGTTCGCCGACCGTCACATCGGTCCCGCCCCGGCCGACGAGGCCCGCATGTTGGAGGCCGTCGGGTACGCCTCGATCGACGAGCTGATGGATGCCGCGATTCCCGAGGTGATCCGCTGGCACGGCACCCTCGACCTGCCGGATCCGGTCAGCGAGCACGACGCCCTGGCGGAGTTGCGGGCCCTGGCGGCCCGCAACACCGTGGCCGTGTCGATGATCGGCCTGGGGTACCACGGCACCCACACCCCGGCGGTGATCCGCCGTAACGTGCTGGAGAACCCGGCGTGGTACACCGCGTACACGCCGTACCAGCCGGAGATCAGCCAGGGTCGGCTGGAGGCGTTGCTGAACTTCCAGACGATGGTCACCGACCTGACGGGGCTCGCCACCGCGAACGCGTCGATGCTGGACGAGGGCACCGCCGCGGCGGAGGCGATGACGTTGGCGCGGCGGGCGTCGAAGACCCGCAGTCAGGTGTACGTGGTGGACGCGGACACGCTGCCGCAGACCGTCGCGGTGCTCACCGGCCGGGCCGAGCCGCTGGGCATCGAGGTGCGGGTCGTCGACGTCGACCGGGAGGAGTTGCCGGCGGAGTTCTTCGGTCTGCACCTGCAGTATCCGGGGGCGTCGGGTGCGGTGCGTGACCATGCGCCGCTGGTGGCGGCGGCGCACGCGGCCGGGGCGTTGGTCACGGTGGCGGCTGACCTGCTGGCGTTGACCCTGCTGCGGGCGCCGGGGGAGATCGGCGTGGACATCGCCGCCGGCACCACCCAGCGCTTCGGCGTGCCGATGGGGTTCGGGGGGCCGCACGCCGGTTACCTGGCGGTGCGCGCCGGGCTGGAGCGGATGCTGCCGGGTCGGCTGGTCGGGGTGTCCCGCGACGCCGACGGCAACCCGGCGTACCGGTTGGCGTTGCAGACCCGGGAGCAGCACATCCGGCGGGAGAAGGCGACCAGCAACATCTGCACCGCGCAGGTGCTGCTGGCGGTGATGGCCGGCATGTACGCCGTCTACCACGGCCCGGACGGGCTGCGGGACATCGCGTCGCGTACCCGTGGCATGGCGGCGCGGTTGGCGGCCGGGCTGCGCGCCGGGGGCGTCGAGGTCGCCGACGTCGCGTTCTTCGACACGGTCACCGCGACGGTGCCGGGCCGGGCGGCGCAGGTGGTCGCGGCGGCGGCGGAGCGGAACGTGAACCTGCGGCTGGTCGACGCCGACCGGGTGGGGGTGTCGTGTGACGAGACGACCACGGTGGCGCACCTGGAGCGGGTGTGGGCGGCGTTCGGGGTGCCGGCGTGGCACGGTGACGTCGACGTGGCGTTGCCGGCGGGGTTGGCCCGCTGCGGTGGGTTCCTGACCCATCCGGTGTTCCACGCGCACCGGTCGGAGACGGCGATGCTGCGGTACCTGCGGCGGCTGGCGGATTTCGACTATGCCCTGGACCGGGGGATGATCCCGCTGGGGTCGTGCACGATGAAGCTGAACGCCACCACCGAGATGGAGCCGGTGAGCTGGGCGGAGTTCGCGCACGTGCACCCGTTCGCGCCGCCGGAGCAGACGGCCGGGTACCGGGAGCTGATCGGCCGGTTGGAGGGCTGGTTGGCGGAGGTGACGGGCTACGACGCGGTCAGCGTGCAGCCCAACGCCGGGTCGCAGGGTGAGTTGGCGGGGTTGCTGGCGATCCGGGCCTACCACCGCAGCCGGGGTGAGGGGCACCGGGACGTGTGTCTGATCCCGTCGTCGGCGCACGGCACGAACGCCGCGTCGGCGGTGATGGCGGGTATGCGGGTGGTGGTGGTCGGCTGTGACGCCGACGGCAACGTCGACCTGGTCGACCTCGACGCGAAGCTCGACCGGCACCGCGACACCCTCGCGGCGATTATGGTGACGTACCCGTCGACGCACGGGGTGTACGAGACGGGTATCGCGTCGCTGTGTGCGAAGGTCCACGACGCGGGTGGCCAGGTGTACGTCGACGGGGCGAACCTCAACGCGCTGGTGGGGTACGCGCGGCCGGGCCGGTTCGGGGCGGACGTGTCGCACCTGAACCTGCACAAGACGTTCTGCATTCCGCACGGCGGGGGTGGACCGGGGGTGGGTCCGGTGGCGGTGCGGGCGCACCTGGCGCCGTTCCTGCCGGGGGATCCGCTGGGTGGTGACGGGCCGGGCCGGCCGGCGATCGCGGCGGCGCGGTACGGGTCGGCGGGGATCCTGCCGATCCCGTGGGCGTACCTGCGGATGATGGGTGCGGCGGGGTTGACCCGGGCGACCGGGGTGGCGGTGTTGGCGGCGAACTACGTGGCGGCGCGGCTGCGTGACCATTTCCCGGTGTTGTACGCGGGCAACAAGGGTCTCGTCGCGCACGAGTGCATCCTGGACCTGCGGCCGGTGACGAAGGCGACGGGGGTGACGGTCGACGACGTGGCGAAGCGGCTGATCGACTACGGTTTCCACGCCCCGACGATGTCGTTCCCGGTGGCGGGGACGTTGATGGTGGAGCCGACGGAGAGTGAGGATCTGGCGGAGCTGGACCGGTTCTGCGCGGCGATGATCGCGATCCGGGCGGAGATCGACCAGGTGGGGTCGGGGCGGTGGCCGGCGGGGGACAATCCGCTCGCCAACGCGCCGCACACCGCGGCGATGGTGTCCGGTGACGGGTGGGAGCACCCGTATCCGCGGTCGGTGGGGGCGTACCCGGCCGGGGTGGACCGGGCGGGGAAGTACTGGCCGCCGGTGCGGCGGGTCGACGGGGCGTACGGGGACCGGAACCTGGTCTGCTCCTGTCCCGCGCCGGAGGCGTTCGAGGCTTGA
- a CDS encoding NAD-dependent protein deacetylase, with protein MTVRFEALASLVAGGGVVVLSGAGLSTESGIPDYRGPSGVARRHTPMTYQTFTRDAAARRRYWARSHLGWRLIARARPNDGHRAVARLQQGGLVDGIVTQNVDGLHTAAGATGVVELHGRLDEVVCLRCGDRTSREELDLRLRQVNPGFDAVAGAVNPDGDVELGDEQVAGFRTVGCAVCGTGMLKPDVVFFGETVPAERVAHCFALVEAARLLLVLGSSLAVMSGRRFVLRAAKLGVPVVIVNQGPTRGDAYAAVTVDAPLGRLLPALADRLVGGVPVGPGRVGAAPAGVPPVVR; from the coding sequence GTGACGGTGAGGTTCGAGGCGCTGGCGTCCCTGGTGGCCGGCGGTGGTGTGGTGGTGCTCAGCGGGGCGGGGCTGTCCACCGAGTCGGGCATCCCGGACTACCGGGGGCCCAGTGGTGTCGCGCGGCGGCACACCCCGATGACGTACCAGACGTTCACCCGTGACGCGGCGGCCCGGCGGCGCTACTGGGCGCGCAGCCACCTGGGGTGGCGGTTGATCGCGCGGGCGCGGCCGAACGACGGGCATCGGGCGGTGGCCCGGTTGCAGCAGGGCGGTCTGGTGGACGGGATCGTCACGCAGAACGTCGACGGGCTGCACACGGCGGCGGGGGCGACGGGGGTGGTGGAGCTGCACGGCCGGCTCGACGAGGTGGTGTGTCTGCGCTGCGGTGACCGGACGTCGCGGGAGGAACTGGACCTGCGGTTGCGGCAGGTGAACCCGGGGTTCGACGCGGTGGCGGGGGCGGTGAATCCGGACGGTGACGTGGAGCTCGGTGACGAGCAGGTGGCCGGGTTCCGGACGGTCGGCTGCGCGGTGTGCGGGACGGGCATGCTCAAACCGGACGTGGTGTTCTTCGGGGAGACCGTTCCCGCCGAGCGGGTGGCTCACTGTTTCGCTCTGGTGGAGGCGGCGCGGCTGCTGCTGGTGCTGGGGTCGTCGTTGGCGGTGATGTCGGGTCGCCGGTTCGTGCTGCGGGCGGCGAAGCTCGGTGTGCCGGTGGTGATCGTCAACCAGGGGCCGACGCGGGGGGACGCGTACGCGGCGGTGACCGTCGACGCGCCGTTGGGTCGGCTGTTGCCGGCGTTGGCCGACCGGCTGGTCGGTGGGGTGCCGGTGGGGCCGGGGCGGGTGGGGGCGGCTCCGGCTGGTGTGCCGCCGGTGGTGCGGTAG
- a CDS encoding NAD(P)H-binding protein, whose product MRVVIAGGHGKIARLLEQELARRGDTAVGLIRNPDHAAALTAAGAHPVVCDLEHADVDEVATHLAGADAAVFAAGAGPGSGAARKDTVDRAAAALLADAAQTTGVRRYLLISSMGVDQPPAPGTDGTWAAYLRAKKAAEDDLTGRDLDWTVLRPGRLTDDEPTGHVTLAPHTPHGAVTRTDVARVLVALLHAPHTVGRVLELVGGNTPVADAVTHA is encoded by the coding sequence ATGCGCGTCGTCATCGCCGGAGGACACGGCAAGATCGCCCGCCTGCTGGAACAGGAACTCGCCCGCCGCGGCGACACCGCCGTGGGGCTCATCCGCAACCCCGACCACGCCGCCGCCCTCACCGCCGCCGGCGCCCACCCCGTCGTCTGCGACCTCGAACACGCAGACGTCGACGAGGTCGCCACCCACCTCGCCGGCGCCGACGCGGCCGTGTTCGCCGCCGGTGCCGGCCCCGGCAGCGGCGCCGCACGCAAGGACACCGTCGACCGGGCCGCCGCCGCGCTGCTCGCCGACGCCGCCCAGACCACCGGCGTACGCCGCTACCTGCTGATCTCCTCCATGGGGGTCGACCAGCCGCCTGCCCCCGGCACCGACGGGACGTGGGCCGCCTACCTGCGCGCCAAGAAAGCCGCCGAGGACGACCTGACCGGCCGTGACCTCGACTGGACGGTCCTGCGACCCGGTCGCCTCACCGACGACGAACCCACCGGACACGTCACCCTCGCCCCGCACACCCCCCACGGGGCGGTCACCCGCACCGACGTCGCCCGGGTCCTCGTCGCCCTCCTGCACGCCCCGCACACCGTCGGTCGGGTCCTCGAACTCGTCGGCGGGAACACCCCCGTCGCCGACGCCGTCACCCACGCCTGA